In a genomic window of Phalacrocorax aristotelis chromosome 8, bGulAri2.1, whole genome shotgun sequence:
- the CBFB gene encoding core-binding factor subunit beta isoform X3 encodes MPRVVPDQRSKFENEEFFRKLSRECEIKYTGFRDRPHEERQARFQNACRDGRSEIAFVATGTNLSLQFFPASWQGEQRQTPTREYVDFEREGGKVYLKAPMILNGVCVIWKGWIDLQRLDGMGCLEFDEERAQQEDALAQQAFEEARRRTREFEDRDRSHREEMEMAFSVGT; translated from the exons ATGCCGCGGGTTGTCCCCGACCAGCGGAGCAAGTTCGAGAACGAAGAGTTCTTCAGGAAGCTGAGCCGCGAGTGCGAG ATTAAATACACCGGCTTCAGGGACCGGCCCCACGAGGAGAGGCAGGCCCGCTTCCAGAACGCCTGCCGCGACGGACGCTCCGAGATC GCTTTTGTGGCCACAGGAACCAATCTGTCTCTCCAGTTTTTTCCGGCCAGCTGGCAGGGGGAGCAGCGACAGACACCGACCCGGGAATATGTCGACTTTGAAAGAGAAGGAGGCAAG gtgTACTTGAAGGCACCTATGATTCTCAATGGTGTCTGTGTAATCTGGAAAGGCTGGATAGATCTACAGAGACTGGATGGTATGGGATGCCTGGAATTTGATGAAGAGAGAGCACAG CAGGAGGATGCATTGGcacaacaagcctttgaagaAGCTCGGCGAAGAACTCGTGAATTCGAGGATAGAGACAGGTCTCATCGGGAGGAAATGGAG ATGGCGTTTTCTGTGGGTACTTAA
- the CBFB gene encoding core-binding factor subunit beta isoform X2: MPRVVPDQRSKFENEEFFRKLSRECEIKYTGFRDRPHEERQARFQNACRDGRSEIAFVATGTNLSLQFFPASWQGEQRQTPTREYVDFEREGGKVYLKAPMILNGVCVIWKGWIDLQRLDGMGCLEFDEERAQQEDALAQQAFEEARRRTREFEDRDRSHREEMEVRVSQLLSVTGKKTTRP, from the exons ATGCCGCGGGTTGTCCCCGACCAGCGGAGCAAGTTCGAGAACGAAGAGTTCTTCAGGAAGCTGAGCCGCGAGTGCGAG ATTAAATACACCGGCTTCAGGGACCGGCCCCACGAGGAGAGGCAGGCCCGCTTCCAGAACGCCTGCCGCGACGGACGCTCCGAGATC GCTTTTGTGGCCACAGGAACCAATCTGTCTCTCCAGTTTTTTCCGGCCAGCTGGCAGGGGGAGCAGCGACAGACACCGACCCGGGAATATGTCGACTTTGAAAGAGAAGGAGGCAAG gtgTACTTGAAGGCACCTATGATTCTCAATGGTGTCTGTGTAATCTGGAAAGGCTGGATAGATCTACAGAGACTGGATGGTATGGGATGCCTGGAATTTGATGAAGAGAGAGCACAG CAGGAGGATGCATTGGcacaacaagcctttgaagaAGCTCGGCGAAGAACTCGTGAATTCGAGGATAGAGACAGGTCTCATCGGGAGGAAATGGAGGTGAGGGTTTCACAGCTGCTGTCAGTAACTG